One Salmo trutta chromosome 26, fSalTru1.1, whole genome shotgun sequence DNA window includes the following coding sequences:
- the LOC115163210 gene encoding B-cell CLL/lymphoma 7 protein family member B-B, producing the protein MSGRSGRAETRSRAKDDIKKVLAAIEKVRKWEKKWVTVGDTSLRIFKWVPVTDTKQIYRSKSITGEVRGLKDVVLENTSSTLDFQDECSNQSFLSDIYQPKMDSSSSSSQHASEAVSPLPHTTTLRTTEDAQPPMLGQESVDEPSQPAHEVADEPPTLIKEDLVLPLGVRVKAPCTEEEEGSGAPPLKKVCSEKKAVLR; encoded by the exons ATGTCCGGACGGTCAGGTCGCGCGGAGACACGAAGTCGTGCTAAAGATGATATTAAAAAGGTGCTGGCAGCAATTGAAAAAGTGCGTAAATG GGAGAAGAAGTGGGTAACAGTGGGAGACACATCCCTACGAATATTCAAGTGGGTGCCTGTGACAGACACTAAACAG atATACCGGAGCAAATCCATAACTGGAGAGGTTCGAGGTCTAAAAGATGTGGTGTTGGAAAACACCAGCTCTACCTTGGATTTCCAAG ATGAATGCAGCAACCAGAGTTTCCTGTCTGATATCTACCAGCCCAAAATGGACAGCAGCAGCTCCAGCTCCCAGCATGCCAGTGAGGCAGTCAGTCCTCTTCCCCATACCACAACCCTCCGCACGACCGAAGACGCTCAACCACCCATGCTGGGCCAGGAGAGTGTGGACG AACCGTCCCAGCCAGCACATGAAGTTGCTGATGAGCCTCCAACATTGATCAAAGAGGACCTGGTTTTGCCCCTTGGTGTCCGAGTAAAAGCTCCATGCACAGAG gaagaagagggatcaggaGCCCCTCCACTGAAGAAAGTTTGCAGTGAAAAAAAGGCTGTACTGAGATAA